In Desulfovibrio gilichinskyi, a genomic segment contains:
- a CDS encoding queuosine precursor transporter, which produces MLSSTFERKAFTLLTCLFISSLVIAAVVSTKIINIFGFYAPAGVLAYSLTFIASDIISEIWGKERANEVIQCGFIALLAAIFLSWTALHWTPAPFWNGQEGFASVLSNTPRIVLASLIAYTVSQTHDVWLFHLIRKRTEGKHLWLRNNLSTITSQLIDSTIFVSVAFYGILPVTDIILGQWLAKTVIALLDTPIVYLGVSIINRQNRLCPAA; this is translated from the coding sequence ATGCTCTCCTCAACTTTTGAACGCAAAGCGTTCACTCTTCTCACGTGCCTTTTTATCAGTTCATTGGTCATTGCAGCAGTCGTATCCACCAAAATAATCAATATCTTTGGATTTTACGCTCCAGCGGGTGTTCTTGCCTACTCCCTTACATTCATAGCCTCTGATATTATCAGCGAAATATGGGGAAAAGAAAGAGCAAATGAAGTCATTCAATGCGGGTTTATAGCTCTCTTAGCAGCTATATTCCTGTCATGGACGGCACTGCACTGGACTCCGGCTCCTTTCTGGAATGGTCAGGAAGGTTTTGCAAGCGTGCTTTCAAACACACCGAGAATTGTACTGGCTTCTCTGATTGCTTATACTGTCAGCCAAACTCATGATGTCTGGCTGTTCCACCTAATCCGGAAAAGAACTGAAGGAAAACACTTGTGGCTGAGAAATAATCTCTCAACTATAACTTCTCAGCTGATCGACTCCACCATTTTTGTATCAGTAGCATTTTACGGAATTTTACCGGTAACGGATATTATTCTGGGGCAATGGCTGGCCAAAACTGTAATCGCCCTGCTAGATACCCCTATTGTATACTTGGGCGTTTCAATTATTAATCGTCAAAACAGACTCTGCCCCGCCGCGTAA
- a CDS encoding PAS domain S-box protein: MINRKIFQIPPQLGLTSQIIIPMIAFLILMGGILFSGSFYLSQTTLENELTRDIEKTRSIIEFSLDNTLGDIKDDLIELSVSPAFKNAMADGDSDFIKQSLYNLISSKHGYFLDILELFKDGERWIDAGIVETPAIQFTEKHKNYLTTLPTWKHLSFKTGNTYQTVLVCAVPITNDQTGEINGVLYGGINLNSNTLFLDNLKKTSAAADAVLISQNKLLISANNPSSPTASGLVNWACKSSPGNFAIKNNTLFSTIQLLPDQAAPPLLFSFSRITPEFQSLKQNFMKIFGIMLILTIILSVAATWIMQKRILTALKKLTDYAYLVANGTSEASFIRGKIKEFNQLGNTLETMVSSIHEKSTYISKLFSSAKAPIINCDTEGKIIDMNISAENLLGNNHKELQNSNLKELFPTDYLPDINEYLALAASGYNPPLLEVPLMTKSEEEQIFTWTFSPVKMGTDDDSIFILLQGQNITENKNAIKKALESEARLRQIIDLLPQEIFANDIDGKFLLVNKNKAERLHNSADFITGKVLTDIISNSDDVSRIQEDNRRVLDRNEKLSLEESYIDKDRNIHWLETTKVPYTSAATKTQAILTISMDITRIKEAENSLQHINRELVDRVSMRTVELENANTALMKSMDELRQTQNKLVETEKMASLGELVAGIAHEVNTPLGIGVTGTSYLKEITENLQTQFSDNSLKKSDLEKYIATSSIALVNIVKNLDRAAKLISDFKQLAVDQSSDDLRDINLYDYIQGILISLKPKLNDHSHRLEVRCPKNLDITISPGSLMLVLSNLIINSVTHAFPDNDHGLIVIEAEKNGNGIIFNYSDNGIGMNDEQLLKIFDPFFTTKRSEGSTGLGMHLVYNLVTRALKGRIECKSSLGEGTSFEIWFPANSSDASGKVSP; encoded by the coding sequence ATGATAAATAGGAAGATATTTCAGATCCCGCCCCAGTTAGGGCTGACCTCTCAAATAATCATCCCGATGATAGCGTTCCTTATTCTTATGGGAGGAATTCTCTTTTCAGGATCATTCTACCTGTCTCAAACAACACTTGAAAATGAACTTACACGTGATATTGAAAAAACAAGAAGCATTATAGAATTCTCTTTAGACAATACACTCGGAGACATAAAAGATGACCTAATCGAGTTATCAGTATCACCTGCATTTAAAAATGCCATGGCAGACGGCGACTCAGACTTTATTAAACAGAGCTTATATAATTTAATAAGTTCAAAGCATGGCTATTTCCTGGATATCCTGGAACTTTTCAAAGACGGTGAACGCTGGATCGATGCAGGAATTGTTGAAACACCTGCCATTCAATTCACAGAAAAACATAAAAATTATCTTACAACATTACCGACATGGAAACATTTATCTTTCAAGACAGGGAATACTTACCAAACGGTTCTTGTTTGCGCTGTGCCTATCACTAATGATCAAACCGGAGAAATTAACGGAGTTCTTTACGGTGGAATCAACTTAAACTCTAATACCCTTTTTTTAGACAATCTAAAAAAAACATCCGCGGCGGCGGACGCAGTCCTTATAAGTCAAAATAAGCTATTGATCAGTGCCAACAATCCTTCCAGCCCTACTGCCAGCGGACTGGTGAACTGGGCCTGCAAATCATCTCCCGGAAATTTTGCAATAAAAAATAACACTCTCTTCTCCACAATTCAGCTGTTGCCGGATCAAGCGGCCCCACCTTTACTTTTCAGTTTTTCACGAATCACCCCGGAGTTTCAATCTCTCAAACAAAATTTTATGAAAATCTTCGGGATAATGCTTATCCTGACCATAATTTTATCTGTTGCAGCAACATGGATAATGCAAAAAAGGATTCTTACAGCACTTAAAAAACTTACCGACTATGCATACTTAGTTGCAAACGGAACCAGCGAAGCTTCATTCATAAGAGGAAAAATAAAAGAGTTTAACCAGTTAGGAAACACTCTGGAAACAATGGTCAGCAGTATTCATGAAAAAAGCACATATATCTCCAAACTATTTTCATCTGCCAAAGCTCCAATAATTAACTGTGACACTGAGGGTAAAATTATTGATATGAACATATCTGCTGAAAATTTGCTCGGAAACAATCACAAGGAGCTGCAAAATAGCAATCTGAAAGAGCTTTTCCCAACCGACTATTTACCAGACATTAATGAATACCTAGCCTTGGCAGCATCCGGGTATAATCCGCCGTTATTGGAAGTACCGCTGATGACAAAGTCAGAAGAAGAACAAATTTTTACGTGGACATTTTCCCCTGTAAAAATGGGAACAGATGATGATTCCATTTTTATCCTGCTGCAGGGGCAAAATATTACAGAAAATAAAAATGCAATAAAAAAAGCTCTCGAAAGCGAAGCCAGGCTTAGGCAGATTATAGACCTTCTTCCTCAAGAAATATTTGCAAACGACATAGATGGTAAATTTCTTCTAGTTAACAAAAACAAAGCGGAGAGACTTCATAATTCAGCTGACTTTATTACCGGGAAAGTCCTGACCGATATTATCAGCAATAGTGACGACGTTTCACGGATACAGGAAGATAACAGGAGAGTTCTTGACCGAAATGAAAAACTTTCACTCGAGGAAAGTTATATTGATAAGGACAGAAACATCCACTGGCTTGAAACAACAAAAGTGCCCTATACCTCTGCGGCAACAAAGACACAGGCGATTCTTACTATTTCCATGGATATAACGCGTATAAAAGAAGCAGAGAACTCTCTCCAGCACATAAATAGAGAACTGGTGGACAGAGTTTCTATGCGAACTGTTGAGCTTGAAAATGCAAACACAGCTCTGATGAAATCAATGGATGAGTTACGACAGACCCAGAACAAACTTGTTGAGACAGAAAAAATGGCATCACTTGGAGAGTTGGTAGCAGGCATAGCACATGAGGTAAACACGCCACTGGGCATCGGAGTTACCGGAACTTCCTACTTAAAAGAAATCACCGAGAACCTGCAAACACAATTTTCAGATAACTCTTTAAAAAAGTCAGATCTTGAAAAATATATTGCCACCAGCTCAATCGCGCTTGTAAATATTGTAAAGAACCTTGACAGGGCGGCAAAACTGATAAGCGATTTCAAGCAATTAGCAGTCGACCAGTCATCGGATGATCTGCGAGACATTAACCTTTATGATTATATTCAAGGGATCCTTATCTCTCTGAAACCAAAACTGAATGACCACAGTCACAGACTGGAAGTGAGATGCCCTAAGAACCTCGACATTACAATTTCACCAGGGTCGCTTATGTTAGTCCTTTCAAACCTTATAATAAACTCTGTCACCCATGCGTTTCCGGATAACGACCACGGGCTGATAGTCATTGAGGCTGAAAAAAACGGTAATGGAATTATATTCAACTATTCAGATAACGGAATAGGCATGAACGACGAGCAACTGCTTAAAATATTTGATCCTTTCTTCACCACCAAGCGGAGCGAAGGCAGCACTGGACTGGGGATGCATCTGGTTTACAACCTCGTCACCAGAGCTTTGAAAGGACGGATTGAATGCAAAAGTTCCTTAGGCGAAGGCACTTCTTTTGAAATTTGGTTCCCAGCTAACAGCTCTGATGCATCAGGTAAGGTCAGTCCATAA
- a CDS encoding diguanylate cyclase encodes MDEKPKILIVDDDRLNLNVLADLLRLDYKVILAKNANQALDRINAEFPPDLILLDVVMPEMDGYTLLHKIKEQESSRNIPVIFITALDSKQNEARGLEMGAVDYIRKPFHPSIVKARIKNHLTIVRQRKLLEGLANLDGLTEMPNRRSFEIAVEKEWRRCLRSGDLISLAILDVDCFKQFNDNYGHTAGDDALKKVASVLEREIRRPSDLAARFGGEEFVILLPETDAEGAKFKVEMVRSEVEALQVVHGFSSAGQFLTVSIGGVTVSPSMSSKPLDMTVGADSMLYEAKRRGRNMILWTDLT; translated from the coding sequence ATGGATGAGAAACCTAAAATCTTAATTGTCGATGATGACCGTCTAAATCTCAACGTTCTTGCCGACTTGCTCCGGCTGGACTATAAAGTTATTCTTGCAAAGAATGCTAATCAGGCGTTAGACCGTATAAATGCGGAGTTCCCTCCGGATCTTATCTTGCTGGATGTTGTTATGCCTGAAATGGACGGGTATACCTTGCTGCATAAGATCAAAGAGCAGGAATCTTCCAGAAATATTCCGGTTATTTTTATCACTGCACTTGATTCAAAGCAGAACGAAGCTCGCGGTTTGGAAATGGGGGCTGTTGATTACATTCGGAAGCCTTTTCATCCTTCAATTGTTAAAGCCAGAATTAAAAACCATCTCACAATTGTCAGGCAGCGGAAACTGCTTGAGGGATTGGCAAATCTTGACGGGCTTACGGAAATGCCGAATCGCAGAAGTTTTGAGATTGCAGTCGAAAAGGAATGGCGCAGATGTTTGCGGTCAGGTGACTTAATCTCCCTTGCTATATTGGATGTAGATTGCTTTAAACAGTTCAATGATAATTATGGACATACCGCAGGTGATGATGCTCTCAAAAAAGTAGCCAGCGTCCTTGAGCGTGAAATTAGGCGTCCGTCTGATCTTGCTGCCAGATTCGGCGGAGAGGAATTTGTTATTTTATTGCCTGAGACTGATGCTGAGGGTGCCAAATTTAAGGTGGAAATGGTGCGCTCCGAGGTTGAGGCTTTACAGGTTGTCCACGGTTTTTCTTCGGCCGGGCAGTTTCTGACAGTCAGTATCGGCGGGGTTACTGTTTCTCCGTCAATGTCTTCGAAACCGCTGGATATGACTGTAGGAGCAGATTCTATGCTTTACGAAGCTAAACGCCGCGGCAGAAATATGATTTTATGGACTGACCTTACCTGA
- a CDS encoding GGDEF domain-containing protein codes for MVIDINILLLSNSIICFAQGFILLFVILFHNKPSGFLIISIAYLCLSVSFMLMTFSSYIPDYYIIASQTLSLASLILLNIGIERFRRISHKLIKLSLLFLCAVFVSSYIFVLVIPNTFRLEISFLLLIALQLAICLWSVLRATEKMRNYQYLLFASGILLITAISFRLFALSMHPDLLSNWPYWSHGLIYSVSLVTATLGFIWGSVEKTEMRRNEQTATLEQHYHFMNALLDAIPLPVFYKDKDLRFHTINKAFASVVGRSKDQIIGKTTLEIIPDLSSELAQNYDRTTLESGQDQKYETAFPFPDGLRHEIEIEKTAFTDISGEKIGVVGAFTDITERKIYEAKINYLAMHDQITGLPNRNMFYAQLKKAMAMAERNNYSLAILYIDLDGFKIINDSFGHNTGDTLLRTIGKRLSKSIRKSDTACRIGGDEFIVLIEMFSDPSDLKIIAEKLCKSLAVPSTCEGHICQVSASIGIALYPQDAGTSNDLVKAADAAMYEAKQRGKNRTYYYHSLMQNK; via the coding sequence ATGGTGATCGATATTAACATTCTCCTACTAAGCAATTCCATTATTTGCTTTGCACAAGGATTTATCCTTCTGTTCGTCATTTTATTCCATAATAAACCCAGTGGTTTCCTTATTATCAGTATAGCATATTTATGTTTAAGTGTGTCTTTCATGCTTATGACTTTCAGTTCCTATATTCCAGACTATTACATCATTGCATCCCAAACACTGAGTCTGGCATCTCTAATATTACTCAATATCGGCATTGAACGTTTTCGCCGAATCTCGCACAAACTTATCAAATTATCTCTGCTATTTCTTTGTGCAGTCTTTGTTTCTTCTTATATATTTGTATTAGTAATTCCGAACACTTTTAGACTTGAAATATCATTTTTGCTACTGATAGCCCTGCAGCTTGCTATCTGCTTATGGTCTGTCTTACGTGCAACTGAAAAAATGAGGAATTATCAGTATTTGCTTTTCGCTTCCGGAATACTCTTGATTACAGCCATATCCTTTCGATTATTTGCTTTAAGCATGCACCCTGATCTTCTGTCCAACTGGCCATACTGGAGCCATGGATTAATCTATTCGGTTTCGCTAGTCACAGCCACGCTAGGTTTTATCTGGGGCAGTGTTGAAAAAACTGAAATGAGGAGAAATGAGCAAACGGCTACATTAGAACAACACTATCACTTCATGAATGCATTATTAGACGCAATTCCATTGCCTGTTTTTTATAAAGACAAGGATTTACGCTTTCACACCATAAATAAAGCTTTCGCTTCAGTTGTTGGACGTTCAAAAGACCAGATAATAGGTAAAACAACCTTAGAAATTATTCCAGATTTGTCTTCAGAACTTGCCCAAAATTATGACCGTACTACCTTAGAATCAGGGCAAGACCAAAAATATGAAACAGCATTTCCTTTTCCTGACGGGCTGCGACATGAAATTGAAATAGAAAAAACCGCATTTACAGATATCTCCGGGGAAAAAATCGGAGTAGTCGGAGCTTTCACAGATATAACCGAACGTAAGATCTACGAAGCCAAAATCAATTATCTTGCCATGCATGATCAGATTACAGGGCTACCGAACCGGAACATGTTCTATGCTCAGCTCAAAAAAGCTATGGCTATGGCGGAACGGAACAACTATTCATTGGCTATACTGTACATAGACTTAGATGGATTCAAAATTATCAACGACAGCTTTGGACATAATACAGGAGACACCCTGCTAAGAACGATAGGAAAACGTCTTTCAAAGTCAATCCGAAAATCAGACACAGCCTGCCGCATCGGAGGCGATGAATTTATCGTTCTAATTGAAATGTTCAGTGACCCGTCGGACTTAAAAATAATTGCAGAAAAATTGTGCAAATCTTTAGCAGTGCCATCAACTTGTGAAGGACACATTTGTCAAGTCAGCGCCAGTATAGGGATAGCCTTATACCCGCAAGATGCTGGAACATCGAATGATCTTGTTAAAGCCGCAGATGCGGCCATGTATGAAGCTAAGCAGCGAGGTAAAAATAGGACCTATTATTATCATAGCCTAATGCAAAACAAGTAG
- a CDS encoding PAS domain S-box protein, with translation MFLKKIKKNRIAKILKSGLCLAALSLFLLSSFPSFSNCAQIKEHSVSYAVFSGNKINTAQNLLVAEAGGAFADNESSQSQDTQTAIRYKTDSALEFSVLSEIVMLLVFVILLIFFWNRKLFKLNQILNAEVAQRRKMEIVQNSLYRIALAVTEVSGMEEFYSIVQKSIAEFMYASNFYIAIYDHEKDELSFPYFAVNEENVPAPRTLGKGFTDYVIRTGEPLLADESKQKELIASGEFERIGKPSVAWIGIPLSHEGKTVGVLSVQSFDDGEILNEVDLELLMFISPYIGIAFDRLQLHEHGRLKALELQESEERFRILFEESSDAVVLINGDSIVQCNRAASGLLQMSSPSELIGLQIKDISPANQTDKFFSTEKVNKQITGGAVNGKSKFESNLQRADGNIFPVEVLLTPIYYKGQNLVHCVWRDITERKLAEAALTEREVKYRALFDYANDAIVLMDLKGNYVSANPEAISMFGCDSEEEFQSYSPADFMPDIQPNGVSSVISFAKNIQMAIDSGSLEYEGVGKRLDGENFYVNIRVRPLVVNGETLLLGNLRDITERKNSREQIKRSVSLLTATIESSADGILAVDGAGLVVAWNSRLADMWNLSGVALDEGVAADIFNLILDQVDGSSVLKDNIWNSSFESDLNHVDELNLKDGRIIERYSNPQRIGSEVVGRVWSFRDVTARRRSEKDLAESYRRLHDIIEFLPDPAMVVDSRGVVVAWNRAMEEVTGVAKENMLGKGDHEYSIPFYGERKLTLLSRAVSGGKESPDNLYEFVQRKGDMLFGEFYAPNVLGGEGAYLWGVARPLRDSSGKIYGGIECLRNVTDRRRVAKELTRAKLAAEAATRAKSEFLANMSHEIRTPMNSIIGLGHLVLNSTLDIAQRESLEKMMSSADSLLSIIEEILDFSKIEACKLVLERTEFELDGVLDKLCNLVAIKAEEKGLDFVLSVAPDVPHRVIGDPLRLEQILTNLTNNAIKFTKKGEVALFISCKGTPRSPKGTCIRFTVKDSGIGLSKEEQAELFKAFSQADASTTRKFGGTGLGLAISKSLVNLMGGDITVQSQTGVGSSFEFDVDFAIIEDSPRLVLPDCVHKMKVLVIDDNENSRQFIGDWLESLSLETSLTDSVDSGVELLQSGFMAGDTIDLIFMNYDREHEDHFKAVKLIRSNSDLIDTPIVMMLPFGADENIRKQASFSGVNGFISKPATRVSLYQSVVDVFKLESIMKTHELASGNKKLVGFGGRSIKALLVEDNQLNQHVATKMLESLGLSVTVAENGRQALDLLWAAPFDIVLMDIQMPEMDGLTATRIIRSDEHYKDLPILAMTAHAMQGDREKSLVAGMNDHITKPISPSTLLAVLKKYIKSKSFSYIPISRNAGQDGIVIPELAGIDTAKGLSNIGGNKKGYLRVLKGFKNDYGKFADEFKILIDKLELEKAAMNIHSLKGVSGNIGANRLYDLCRSIENEIHEYDEDRMNGALNRLTSELTIITKALNGLPDASVNESTVYTDDKEKSFELINKLYNLLKDGDADSYDVLEKLISFIDPERFEGQLQTLTQHIDNLDFDKCCLVLEKIADELGITLNRGTFNG, from the coding sequence TTGTTTTTAAAAAAAATAAAGAAAAACCGCATTGCTAAAATTTTGAAAAGTGGGTTGTGTCTGGCAGCACTTTCACTGTTTTTACTATCCTCTTTTCCGAGCTTTTCAAATTGTGCCCAAATTAAAGAGCATAGTGTCTCTTACGCTGTTTTTAGCGGAAACAAGATAAACACTGCGCAGAATTTGCTGGTTGCGGAAGCAGGCGGTGCTTTCGCAGATAATGAATCTTCACAGAGTCAGGACACGCAAACTGCTATCAGGTATAAGACTGACTCTGCTCTTGAATTTAGTGTTCTCAGTGAAATTGTAATGCTGTTAGTTTTTGTGATTCTGTTGATATTTTTTTGGAATCGTAAACTTTTTAAACTGAATCAGATTTTAAATGCGGAAGTTGCGCAGCGCAGAAAAATGGAGATTGTTCAGAATTCACTTTATCGTATTGCGCTTGCGGTTACGGAAGTTTCAGGGATGGAAGAGTTTTATTCTATAGTGCAGAAGAGTATTGCTGAATTCATGTACGCCAGTAATTTTTATATTGCCATTTATGATCATGAAAAAGACGAGCTCAGCTTTCCTTATTTTGCTGTAAACGAGGAGAACGTTCCTGCGCCTAGAACGCTTGGAAAAGGGTTTACTGATTATGTGATAAGAACCGGTGAACCCTTGCTGGCGGATGAAAGTAAGCAGAAGGAGCTTATCGCCAGCGGAGAGTTTGAAAGGATTGGGAAACCTTCTGTTGCTTGGATCGGGATTCCTCTTAGTCACGAAGGAAAGACTGTTGGAGTATTATCTGTACAAAGTTTTGATGATGGTGAAATTTTAAATGAAGTAGATTTAGAGCTTCTCATGTTTATTTCGCCATATATAGGAATTGCGTTTGACCGCCTTCAGCTGCATGAGCATGGGCGATTAAAAGCTTTAGAATTACAAGAAAGTGAAGAACGGTTCAGAATACTTTTCGAAGAATCATCTGATGCGGTAGTTTTAATAAACGGGGACTCAATCGTTCAATGTAATCGCGCCGCTTCCGGCCTTTTACAGATGAGTTCTCCTTCAGAATTAATAGGATTACAGATTAAAGATATTTCACCAGCGAATCAGACGGACAAATTCTTTTCAACAGAAAAAGTAAATAAACAGATTACGGGCGGAGCTGTTAATGGCAAGTCCAAATTTGAATCGAACTTACAAAGAGCTGATGGTAATATTTTCCCGGTAGAAGTTTTGCTGACCCCGATTTATTACAAGGGGCAAAATCTGGTTCACTGTGTATGGAGGGATATTACGGAAAGAAAACTGGCTGAAGCTGCTCTGACTGAAAGGGAAGTTAAATATAGAGCTCTATTTGATTATGCAAACGATGCAATTGTACTGATGGATTTAAAGGGTAACTATGTAAGTGCCAATCCTGAAGCTATATCGATGTTTGGCTGCGATTCGGAAGAAGAATTCCAGTCTTATTCTCCAGCAGATTTCATGCCCGACATTCAACCTAATGGGGTCTCTTCAGTTATCTCTTTTGCTAAAAACATTCAGATGGCTATTGATTCAGGTAGCTTAGAGTATGAAGGTGTTGGTAAGCGTCTGGATGGAGAGAATTTTTACGTGAATATACGGGTTCGCCCTTTGGTTGTTAACGGAGAAACTCTTTTACTTGGTAATTTGCGCGACATTACCGAAAGAAAAAACAGCCGTGAGCAGATTAAGCGTTCTGTTTCGCTGCTTACTGCAACAATTGAATCTTCTGCAGATGGGATTTTAGCTGTTGACGGTGCTGGTTTGGTTGTTGCCTGGAACAGCAGACTTGCTGATATGTGGAATCTGTCAGGAGTCGCTCTGGATGAAGGCGTAGCCGCAGATATTTTTAATTTAATTCTTGATCAGGTGGATGGTTCAAGTGTTTTAAAAGATAATATTTGGAATTCTTCATTTGAATCTGATTTGAATCATGTTGATGAACTTAATTTGAAAGATGGAAGAATTATTGAAAGATATTCAAATCCCCAGCGTATAGGTTCAGAGGTTGTAGGAAGGGTTTGGAGTTTTAGAGATGTGACAGCAAGGCGCAGAAGCGAAAAAGATCTGGCAGAGTCGTATCGCCGCCTGCATGATATAATAGAATTTTTGCCTGACCCGGCAATGGTTGTTGATAGCCGGGGTGTAGTTGTCGCATGGAATAGGGCCATGGAAGAAGTTACAGGCGTTGCGAAGGAGAATATGCTCGGTAAAGGCGACCACGAGTACTCAATCCCTTTTTACGGTGAACGTAAGTTGACTTTACTCAGCAGGGCCGTTTCAGGAGGAAAAGAATCACCGGACAATTTATATGAATTCGTTCAACGTAAAGGGGATATGTTGTTCGGAGAATTTTATGCTCCTAATGTTTTGGGGGGTGAAGGTGCGTATCTTTGGGGTGTAGCCCGGCCTTTACGTGATTCGTCGGGGAAAATTTATGGCGGAATAGAATGTTTGCGCAATGTTACAGACCGTCGCCGCGTAGCCAAGGAACTTACCAGAGCAAAGCTTGCAGCAGAAGCTGCAACCCGTGCTAAGTCGGAGTTTCTGGCAAATATGAGTCATGAAATTCGAACTCCGATGAATAGTATTATTGGTCTTGGGCACCTTGTATTAAATTCTACGCTTGATATTGCTCAAAGAGAATCTCTGGAAAAAATGATGTCTTCGGCTGATTCGTTACTTTCAATTATTGAAGAAATTCTTGATTTTTCAAAAATTGAAGCATGTAAGCTGGTCCTTGAAAGAACCGAATTTGAACTTGATGGTGTTCTTGATAAACTGTGTAATCTTGTTGCAATCAAAGCTGAAGAAAAGGGGCTTGATTTTGTATTGTCAGTTGCTCCTGATGTGCCGCATCGCGTAATAGGTGACCCTCTTCGTTTGGAACAAATCCTTACTAATCTTACAAACAATGCAATAAAATTTACAAAAAAAGGGGAGGTTGCGCTTTTTATTTCCTGCAAAGGGACACCGCGCAGCCCCAAAGGGACTTGTATAAGATTTACAGTTAAAGATAGCGGAATCGGTCTTAGTAAAGAAGAACAGGCGGAGTTGTTCAAGGCTTTCAGTCAGGCTGATGCCTCAACTACGCGTAAATTCGGTGGAACAGGATTAGGGCTGGCTATCTCAAAAAGTTTAGTCAATTTAATGGGCGGGGACATAACTGTTCAGAGTCAAACAGGTGTAGGAAGCTCCTTTGAGTTTGATGTTGATTTCGCAATTATTGAAGATTCTCCTCGCTTGGTTTTGCCTGACTGCGTTCACAAAATGAAAGTGCTGGTAATTGATGATAATGAAAATTCGAGACAATTTATAGGAGACTGGCTTGAATCATTATCTCTTGAGACCAGTTTAACGGATTCTGTTGATTCAGGAGTCGAGCTGCTGCAATCAGGCTTTATGGCAGGTGATACAATAGATTTAATTTTTATGAATTATGACAGGGAGCATGAGGACCATTTTAAAGCTGTTAAATTAATCCGGTCGAATTCTGATTTAATTGATACCCCGATTGTAATGATGCTCCCGTTCGGCGCTGACGAAAATATCCGCAAGCAGGCTTCGTTTAGCGGAGTAAATGGATTTATATCAAAACCTGCGACAAGAGTTTCTTTGTATCAGTCTGTAGTTGATGTCTTTAAACTCGAATCTATTATGAAAACGCATGAATTGGCTTCCGGCAACAAAAAACTTGTCGGTTTCGGGGGGCGGAGTATTAAGGCTCTTTTAGTTGAAGATAATCAGCTTAACCAGCACGTGGCGACCAAGATGCTGGAGAGTTTGGGACTAAGCGTTACTGTTGCAGAAAATGGGCGGCAGGCTTTGGATCTGTTATGGGCGGCTCCTTTTGACATTGTATTAATGGATATTCAGATGCCCGAGATGGACGGGCTGACAGCAACTAGGATAATTCGTTCCGATGAACACTATAAGGACCTGCCTATTTTGGCAATGACGGCTCATGCTATGCAGGGCGATCGTGAAAAAAGCTTAGTAGCCGGAATGAATGACCACATAACAAAACCTATTTCACCGTCAACTCTTTTAGCTGTTTTAAAAAAATATATTAAATCAAAATCGTTCAGCTATATACCGATCAGTCGCAATGCCGGACAGGACGGTATAGTTATTCCAGAGCTGGCCGGGATTGATACTGCGAAAGGGTTAAGTAATATCGGTGGTAATAAGAAAGGTTATCTGCGGGTTTTGAAGGGATTTAAGAATGATTATGGGAAGTTTGCTGATGAATTTAAAATACTGATTGATAAATTGGAATTGGAAAAAGCTGCAATGAATATTCATTCTTTGAAAGGTGTAAGCGGCAATATCGGGGCTAATCGTCTTTACGATTTATGCCGGAGCATTGAAAATGAAATTCATGAATATGATGAAGATAGAATGAATGGCGCTTTAAATAGACTCACATCTGAATTAACGATAATAACTAAAGCATTAAATGGGTTGCCCGATGCCAGTGTAAATGAAAGCACTGTTTATACCGATGATAAAGAAAAAAGTTTTGAACTTATAAATAAATTATACAATCTTCTTAAAGATGGAGATGCAGACTCCTATGATGTCCTTGAAAAACTTATTTCATTTATTGACCCTGAGCGGTTTGAGGGGCAACTTCAAACTTTAACGCAGCATATTGATAATTTAGATTTTGATAAATGTTGTTTGGTTTTAGAAAAAATAGCGGATGAACTGGGTATCACTCTTAACAGAGGGACGTTTAATGGATGA
- the queF gene encoding preQ(1) synthase, which produces MKTTKSQDKTGALKTLGQGGTTKYNYDSPSPEILEVFPNNFPGRPYIVSIEFPEYTSLCPVTGQPDFANIIVEYIPDEVCVESKSFKLYMGSYRNHQSFMETITNNILDDFVSRLSPLWMRVKGIFSPRGGTGLHVFAEYFKEDSTQFVKICDVVHEWKIESGRHRS; this is translated from the coding sequence GTGAAAACTACAAAAAGTCAGGATAAGACAGGCGCGTTAAAAACTCTCGGACAGGGAGGAACAACCAAATACAACTATGATTCTCCAAGTCCTGAAATTTTAGAAGTTTTTCCAAATAATTTTCCGGGAAGACCTTATATTGTAAGTATAGAATTTCCTGAATACACATCGCTTTGTCCGGTCACCGGACAGCCGGATTTTGCGAATATCATTGTGGAATATATCCCTGATGAAGTTTGCGTTGAGTCTAAAAGTTTTAAACTTTATATGGGCTCTTACCGCAATCATCAGTCTTTCATGGAGACAATCACCAACAATATTCTGGATGATTTTGTCAGCCGTCTTTCTCCCTTGTGGATGAGAGTTAAAGGAATATTCTCTCCGCGCGGCGGCACGGGGCTCCATGTTTTTGCAGAATACTTCAAAGAGGACAGCACTCAGTTTGTGAAAATCTGTGATGTTGTGCATGAATGGAAAATAGAATCAGGACGACACCGTTCATAA